Below is a genomic region from Anabas testudineus chromosome 13, fAnaTes1.2, whole genome shotgun sequence.
TCAGTCCATAAGTTTATTTACCTGGTATGTAACGTCAGGCCTGGCAGGCTCTGAGTGTCCCCCGCTGAAGCCTCCAGTCATGGCGTGTCCAATGGTGTGTCCTACTGCAGAGCCCACCGCCACTCCGGCGGCTGTAGTCGCCATTTGGGCCATCAAACCTGGCTGTCTGggtgctgcagctggagctccCACAGCAGACGGAGAGGCCTGCATTGGAACTGGGGCATGCGAGGGAGGAGGTGCAGCCCTGGCCATAGGTGGGCGTGATGGTGGTGCCCGACTGTAAAGAATAATTGTTAAATCATCAATCATGATACAACAATCAGTTGTTTtctatattgtttgttttataactATTTATGACTTTCTTTAGTGCAAAATTAAGTTAAGGTTTATTCCTGAATTTATCTCATACTTTCGAGAAGACCTCAGTACTCACaaattataaaaactaatttaaagtaAGGTGCAggataaaaacaactgaaaatatcaGCGTTGTAACAATCAGTGTCAAGGCTGGATGTTAAAGTTGTACATGGGATCATTTCTTGTGGATGTTTGGCattaaagatggaaaaaaaacaacaacaaaatacaacaacattacAGCACATTGGACTAGAGCATCTAGAGTTTTCTTTGGTCAGCATCGCCTTCttgtaaaacacaacataaactgGAAGCTAATAAACTCTCAAATATCAGTCAAAAGAATATGAGCAAAATTTACAGTTTGGATAAACATGACATCAAAGTTTTATAACGACTTTACACTGAACAAATGAATGATCGCGGCTAAGGCTATATTTGCGTGGTTATCTCGATTAAACCTTTATTTAGCTGCAGGTTAAAGTGAGACTAATCCAgtaaactgtaattttaaatcTATATAACACCAGGcttgttttataatgtttcaTACTGCTGTTAATGCCTCTTAACTGTTTACATTACATGACCATGAAGCTGAATTAACACTATGACCTTCATCACTATTATCAGTGACATTCAGGTGAATACCACTGgtcctgatttaaaaaaaaagaggcattTGGATgtataaaattaatatttttaagttactttaaataatttgttattGCTTTCTCAACCCTTAGCTAGCATATGGTACTGTAACGTTACCTTAAGCCGCTAGCATGAAAGCTAACTCACCATCCTCACTAACGTTATATTTAACAAAGAGACTAAAAATTCAGTGTTACCTGGCTGGAGGGGACATCCTAGATGTTCGGCTTCTGCTTCCTCTCGGCATTTTTAGACTGACTGTATATTAATGGCTGATATAAACAGACAACGCTGAGTTTCTGTCACACTCGCAGATTTCTGGCGACCTTTGACTCGTCCGGAACTTTCTGTGTGTTACATCATTTATCTCCCGGGTAACTTCCGGTATGACAGACACAGGGGAacttacataataataataataacgacCTGTTTTATTCTGGAAAGTTGCTGAGGGCACCTCGGTAACTTACATCATGTTCAGGTGAATTTTTATTATCTAAGTACCTAATAAAATTGTGTAGGTGAAATTTCTTAGCAAAAGTTTAAATTTGTTGCAATTTCTCTAGATATTTGATTCTGGTTTCATTGTTAAAAtattgagtttatttattttaccattactagtttttcttttgttttttgttttggaaagtatttaatatttttatttaactagtTAGATCACCTGAAAACTAAGATGGAAGATTCTTCAAAGTAGACCCATCCAAGATAACAGTACATtccaacatcaaacacacagagacaataaCAACATAGTCAACCATATGTTAATTAAGCCGTTTTATGTTactaaaggtttttaaattgagagtcttgtttctgtctctgtatcttgtttgttttatttggtttattcaTAATTTTAATGTACAATTAGAGTTTTAGGAATTACATTTGGGTTTGTTGGGGAGGCAAACTCTACAACTGTGAGGTGTGTAACATATTCAATTTTACTAATTTATATGTTTTCTTGCTAAAACAAGAGCTAAACTTGATCTGATAATTATAAACCATTGCTAGActgttttaaacagaaaagctttacgaacattacacacacaattacaatatatttctgtgttcagTAGGTTTATTCTTCAGTAAACAAACCTATGTATACATTTGCAAAGCcaacatataaaacaaatcaaatatttttcttactttcaaatgaacaaaaatcttacaaaaaaaatatctgGTTGCATACCAGTACATTAtagcaatgaaaatgtacaaagGTACTATAACTAAGAATCATACAAACAATTACACctgtataattatattatataatatggGTTTAAATGAAGGAAAATTATCACTCATTTCTAAAATGAAGTAATACAGTCAAGGAGATGGACATCTTactcttttttcccttttttctttttatcagaAAATTTACGTCGTTGGTGTCCGCTTCCTCGTCCGAATCtgtttccttttgctctttgaTGATCCCATGCAGGCATAGGTGGCTCAATTTCCCCTGGTCGTCCTCCTCTGTCTGGTACATTGCCCATCAACATCTAGTGAGACCCAAGCAAAATTAGAAACAACCTTGTTCTGAACTGAACTCATCTTTACCTAGACTCACAGACTTGGTTTATACTGTACCTTGTACACTTGGGTGCTTCTTCCTGCCTTGATTGGTTGAATGAAGGACTGATCTTCTCGGGCAGCGAGCAGAAGGGACAGGGACACTCGAGGGGAGTCAGCCAGAGATGTAAGAGGAGGAACTGAGGCAAGCGCTTCACTGTGctcctttaaattaaaaactaaataaagtaaacCAAATAACGGAATAAAGAAactataattatttaaaagtaataaaaaaaaactggatggaTGACATTTGGTACAGACTGAATGTCTGCTCACCCTTAGGATGTCTTGcattgaaaatgttaaaaaccaaaaacaaatagTACTGAAAACCTAGGACCTTACAcagacattttagaaaacaatttGACTGAGAAACTCCTTATTCGTATATATTGCTTCTACTCtattataacattaaaatattttattcatcaatATAAATTCAATTTACATCACTCTTAGCAAATGTAATATGCCTAACATaagacacttaaaaaaaaaagcctaattTGAAAGCTtctctataaaataaataaataaataaataaataaataaataaataaataaataaataaataattattataataattttaaaaccACCATTGCAtaacatcacataaaaaaaattacatctcTGGCCTCCTACtttatttgcctttttaaaacattatactGTTCCTgtgatatttttgtctgtttcttccTGGCCTGAAGCACAATGTCATAATATCTGTCTATAATAACTCGACAGTGTGTCAAATGTTTCCTGTTACTATACTTATTATTTCCTTTGGTTAAGCTCTTAGAGTTAAACCAACTTTGGcacttttctattttcatatttttctagATGACTATCTATTGAACTCAGCCTTAATCGATGCgttacctttttcttttctccccatTCAAAAGACTCCAGTGTGACTTGAAAGCGTTTAATCATCATTTGCCGTCGACACTCATAGTCCTTGGACAGAATTCGATTGATCTCTTTAACCTTCATCTTagaaacagacaagaaacaaaagGTTGAAAAGCTGCTGTCCAGAGTTTCATAATGAACTGTTAACCCTGAACTTACCCACTGATCTGAGCTGAGGCTGGTGCTGAGAAGAGGCTCTGTCATGCTTCTACACTGTATCTGAGCAAGTCTGGACTCCACCTGCATTAACATAACATTACAACAAGCCTTTCCATGCTTCTCAGTTTGTAATTTTGTCTTACGCATAGTTTGATCTGTCTTTCATCAGCCTTACCTCACTTAACACATCTGTAAATTTAGATGAGGTGTCCATATCAAGAGCATGCAGTGTTAAAACCCACTCTGCCTGCATCTCTGCCTTACTCGTGCAGTCATTATCTCCATATTCCTCACAAGTCTCTGCAAGTTCATGGCTCGGATCTTCCACTCGCTGCTCTTTTTCAGActcctcctctgttgtcttCTCCTCAGGACGCGATTCCTTATGTTTGATTATACGAGCTGCTTGCAGCTCTGATACGAGAAACTctgacagacaaaataaatttCATGCattagtaaataaaacaaacaaaaacatgaggcAAATTTACATTGTCACAGACGATCATCTTGTGTCACTTAAAACATGCTACTCTACAACAGCACCAACCAAACTCTTTATTTCTCACCAGTGACTCTGTTCAGGACGTCCGGCCCCAGCACCTCTGACGTCAGcacagagaggggagaagaCAGGTTTGACAGCAACTTTCTCAGCTCTCCCACCAGTAAGATGTCACCTGTCCTGCCAGAGTCTAtaaaaaggaaatgcaaaatgATTAACAGAACAAAATCTCTCAGACACTACATTATTACACTACACTGAGCTGCTTCACCACACAGCAGCCATGAATATGATAGTATTACAACAAACTAACAACTAAAAAAACcaacaataacaaagaaaaacactgtgactTATAGTGAGGTTTGAAGTCATAAAGCTGAAAAAATACCAGAAACTGGTGATCTCAggtcttttatttcacagaaaaaGG
It encodes:
- the im:7138535 gene encoding protein FAM98B isoform X1, whose amino-acid sequence is MERSRGTVSAIRALGYPGGSCVARCKCDELPCPLLSWLCAELRGLCPELEDSGRTGDILLVGELRKLLSNLSSPLSVLTSEVLGPDVLNRVTEFLVSELQAARIIKHKESRPEEKTTEEESEKEQRVEDPSHELAETCEEYGDNDCTSKAEMQAEWVLTLHALDMDTSSKFTDVLSEVESRLAQIQCRSMTEPLLSTSLSSDQWMKVKEINRILSKDYECRRQMMIKRFQVTLESFEWGEKKKEHSEALASVPPLTSLADSPRVSLSLLLAAREDQSFIQPIKAGRSTQVYKMLMGNVPDRGGRPGEIEPPMPAWDHQRAKGNRFGRGSGHQRRKFSDKKKKGKKE
- the im:7138535 gene encoding protein FAM98B isoform X2 is translated as MERSRGTVSAIRALGYPGGSCVARCKCDELPCPLLSWLCAELRGLCPELEDSGRTGDILLVGELRKLLSNLSSPLSVLTSEVLGPDVLNRVTEFLVSELQAARIIKHKESRPEEKTTEEESEKEQRVEDPSHELAETCEEYGDNDCTSKAEMQAEWVLTLHALDMDTSSKFTDVLSEVESRLAQIQCRSMTEPLLSTSLSSDQWEHSEALASVPPLTSLADSPRVSLSLLLAAREDQSFIQPIKAGRSTQVYKMLMGNVPDRGGRPGEIEPPMPAWDHQRAKGNRFGRGSGHQRRKFSDKKKKGKKE
- the chchd2 gene encoding coiled-coil-helix-coiled-coil-helix domain-containing protein 2, whose translation is MPRGSRSRTSRMSPPASRAPPSRPPMARAAPPPSHAPVPMQASPSAVGAPAAAPRQPGLMAQMATTAAGVAVGSAVGHTIGHAMTGGFSGGHSEPARPDVTYQEPYQAQSYQAQPYQAQPMYQQAPQQQQACSYELKQFIECAQNQSDLKLCEGFSEVLKQCKFANGLS